Proteins from a genomic interval of Colletotrichum higginsianum IMI 349063 chromosome 6, whole genome shotgun sequence:
- a CDS encoding DDHD domain-containing protein yields the protein MAPGGADRKTEKSYLSSAVDSINPWAVSRSSTPTPTPKDPPQQPVPVPNSRPGDHSITHLYGQSIKSYPVDCPPLNVLWYHATDVPKRKPQFLRDKSKPVDDAKPQPQPKKFLPFSKLDSRAIETAYQRLLEDSEKRRGERSLRNISSSSRRGRTKTDEGSVHSSLETSPEGAQTPKTRVPVNEDYLFDVDIENRELAPVYWLGPVYEVRRGTWFYEEGSSLRPCEENLASQLEEGYLRVKPWTYPKPRVRSDSKNKDVKNKDVTPKASVENLKAAASTTPPTESGKLTGPPNQHQPSSHRLFGAWMNSIATYQGANTAWLTSDSMLSWVTSTMYERFSGGGFMSGVKLVRGYSDVAKAKKEKQPATPTDPTATPQLDEKQQKLLKRRSAPPSSRPSQSNDDLSRTEEDDSRENSLQQQISSLMEGAERNQEEQEEEIRKREEKEIENDYNGQLGETQGRDIEHLVLVTHGIGQLLGIRMESVNFVHDVNILRKNIKSVYSSSADLRALNSELEDGPRNCRVQVLPVCWRHLLDFPKRREKKNERDIGDGALDEDDYPSLEDITIEGVAFARSLISDLALDVLLYQSAYREQISEIVLKESNRIYKLFLERNPEFKGKVHIVGHSLGSAIMFDILCRQKEKSRGPESPRNPLRFWPAQEKSQGPRDREANELRFEFDVEDFYCLGSPVGLFQMLKGRTISARHLPNARPSESPLNPDLIDDPFLTAGPSSPTHRVSAITGLPYSVSSPKVSQLFNVFHPSDPISYRLEPLISPAMSSLKPQVLPYTKKGIFGNVAQQGLSGIGMKVGQSVSGLWSSLSAGIASNLLNRSLGLSNEDVAKMNSANAAQQVSGAGTNIADSGVISDVSKLEAKTNERKKQLADSKAMVGRTSISGNEMTLIDDELETLYAKFQEKRVDLAKSDDDGGRADWVEAERKAQKLRREEMKVRALNRNGRVDYSIQESVLDFNPMNTIASHMSYWSDEDVSHFILSQLLSNRSRTDRR from the exons ATGGCTCCCGGCGGCGCTGATCGCAAAACAGAAAAGTCTTACCTGTCGTCTGCTGTCGACTCTATCAATCCGTGGGCCGTTAGTcggagctcgacgccgacaccaACCCCCAAGGATCCTCCGCAGCAGCCCGTGCCGGTCCCGAACTCTCGTCCCGGCGATCACAGCATCACCCACTTATACGGCCAAAGCATCAAAAGTTACCCCGTCGACTGTCCTCCACTGAACGTCCTGTGGTACCACGCAACCGAT GTTCCCAAGCGGAAACCCCAATTCCTCCGAGACAAATCCAAACCCGTCGATGATGCGAAGCCCCAGCCTCAACCAAAGAAGTTCCTCCCGTTTTCAAAGCTAGATTCACGCGCAATCGAGACTGCTTACCAGCGCCTGCTTGAGGATTCTGAGAAAAGGAGAGGGGAGCGGTCGTTGCGGAAcatctcgtcgagctcgcgaCGTGGACGTACGAAGACCGATGAAGGGAGCGTTCACAGCAGCCTGGAGACCAGTCCCGAAGGGGCTCAGACCCCAAAAACACGAGTTCCCGTGAACGAGGACTATCTTTTTGACGTCGATATCGAGAACAGAGAGCTGGCCCCCGTCTACTGGCTCGGTCCAGTCTACGAGGTCCGACGCGGTACATGGTTCTACGAAGAAGGCTCGTCTTTGCGGCCATGTGAGGAGAACCTGGCCTCGCAGCTGGAGGAGGGTTACCTCAGGGTCAAGCCCTGGACTTATCCCAAGCCACGAGTCCGCAGTGACTCGAAGAACAAGGACGTGAAGAACAAGGATGTGACTCCAAAAGCATCCGTCGAGAATCTCAAGGCCGCCGCTTCGACAACTCCGCCCACAGAGAGCGGTAAGCTCACAGGACCGCCTAACCAGCACCAGCCGTCATCCCACCGCTTGTTCGGTGCCTGGATGAACAGCATCGCGACTTACCAGGGCGCAAACACGGCATGGCTCACGTCAGACAGCATGCTCTCGTGGGTGACCTCAACGATGTATGAAAGGTTCTCGGGCGGAGGTTTTATGAGCGGCGTCAAACTGGTCAGGGGCTACTCCGATGTAGCCAAAGCCAAAAAAGAGAAGCAGCCAGCCACGCCGACCGATCCCACAGCTACCCCCCAGCTAGACGAGAAACAACAAAAGCTACTCAAGAGGAGGTCTGCGCCGCCCTCTTCCCGGCCTTCCCAGTCCAACGACGACCTTTCGCGTACTGAAGAAGATGATAGTAGGGAGAACTCCCTCCAACAGCAAATCTCGTCGCTGATGGAGGGGGCCGAGCGGAATCaggaggagcaggaagaagagattCGGAAGCGTGAGGAAAAGGAGATCGAAAACGACTACAACGGCCAGCTTGGCGAAACCCAAGGACGAGATATCGAGCACTTGGTGCTCGTCACGCACGGGatcggccagctcctcggcatTCG CATGGAAAGCGTCAACTTTGTCCACGACGTCAATATCTTACGCAAAAACATTAAGTCGGTGTACTCTAGCTCTGCGGATTTACGGGCTCTGAACTCGGAACTCGAAGATGGTCCGAGAAACTGCCGCGTGCAGGTTCTGCCTGTGTGCTGGAGACATCTTCTCGATTTTCCCAAGAggcgggagaagaagaacgagCGAGATATCGGCGACGGTGCTTTAGATGAGGATGACT ACCCTTCCTTGGAGGATATCACCATTGAAGGCGTAGCTTTTGCCAGGTCTCTAATTTCAGACCTTGCGCTCGACGTCCTGCTTTACCAAAGTGCCTACCGGGAACAGATTTCAGAGATTGTTTTGAAAGAGTCGAATCGCATCTACAAACTGTTTCTCGAACGGAACCCGGAATTCAAGGGAAAAGTCCATATCGTTGGCCACTCTCTCGGCTCCGCCATCATGTTTGACATTCTTTGTCGGCAGAAGGAGAAATCTAGAGGGCCGGAGAGTCCTAGGAATCCCCTCCGGTTCTGGCCAGCACAGGAAAAGTCCCAGGGCCCCCGAGACCGGGAGGCCAACGAGCTGCGGTTCGAGTTCGATGTGGAGGACTTTTACTGCCTGGGATCGCCGGTGGGCTTGTTCCAAATGCTCAAGGGGCG GACAATATCGGCTCGTCATCTCCCGAATGCTCGCCCgtcagagagtcctctgaATCCAGACTTGATAGACGACCCCTTTCTCACAGCGGGGCCGTCATCTCCAACCCATCGGGTCTCTGCCATCACCGGGCTTCCTTATTCCGTGTCGTCGCCCAAGGTATCGCAGCTTTTCAACGTCTTCCACCCCTCGGACCCCATCAGTTACCGACTTGAGCCCCTGATTTCGCCTGCCATGTCGTCACTAAAACCGCAAGTGTTGCCGTACACCAAGAAGGGCATATTTGGCAATGTTGCTCAGCAGGGCCTGTCGGGCATCGGCATGAAGGTCGGCCAGAGTGTCAGCGGGCTGTGGTCTAGCTTAAGTGCGGGAATCGCGAGCAATTTGCTGAACCGCAGTCTTGGCCTCAGCAACGAAGACGTGGCCAAGATGAACTCGGCGAATGCGGCACAACAAGTGTCCGGGGCAGGAACGAACATTGCAGATAGCGGCGTCATCTCGGACGTGTCGAAGCTGGAAGCAAAGACCAACGAGCGCAAGAAGCAGCTCGCCGACTCCAAAGCCATGGTCGGCCGCACCAGCATCAGCGGCAACGAGATGACACtgatcgacgacgagctggaaACTCTCTACGCCAAGTTCCAGGAGAAGCGTGTGGATCTGGCCAAAtcagacgacgacggcggcagggcGGATTGGGTCGAGGCAGAGCGTAAGGCGCAGAAGCTCCGGCGGGAGGAAATGAAGGTCCGGGCCCTGAATCGCAACGGGCGCGTGGACTACAGCATTCAAGA GAGCGTTCTTGACTTCAACCCCATGAACACGATAGCCTCGCACATGAGTTACTGGTCCGACGAAGACGTCAGCCACTTCATCCTCTCCCAACTTCTCTCTAATAGATCGCGGACAGACCGTAGATAA